One genomic region from Vanacampus margaritifer isolate UIUO_Vmar chromosome 2, RoL_Vmar_1.0, whole genome shotgun sequence encodes:
- the LOC144044501 gene encoding tripartite motif-containing protein 16 isoform X1 — protein MPVPRKAGRKNNGAAEEKLPPYDPNIPEPTTRADFLNHWMPLSLDDKTAQKLLWISENGAKVARTSEAVCPYPNRPERYEHSPQVLCKEGLLGSRGYWEVDYDGWVVIGAVAVSAPRKEGPCGLGENASSWGVGWSGSCYQVWHNGENVDIDMPPCSTLGVYVDQPAGIIKFLLVEGEGNKEVRLVHKLKTSVQEKLLPAMWVGTNSFCLIRKKDQ, from the exons ATGCCCGTACCCAGGAAAGCAG gaagaaaaaacaacGGGGCAGCAGAag AGAAACTGCCACCGTACGATCCCAACATCCCTGAACCAACCACCAGAGCAGACTTCCTCAATC ACTGGATGCCACTATCTTTGGATGACAAAACCGCACAGAAGCTGCTGTGGATCTCAGAAAACGGAGCCAAGGTGGCGCGCACATCTGAAGCCGTCTGTCCATATCCCAACAGACCGGAGCGATACGAACACTCGCCACAG GTGTTGTGCAAGGAGGGTCTCCTGGGCTCCCGTGGCTACTGGGAGGTGGACTACGACGGCTGGGTGGTGATTGGCGCAGTGGCGGTGAGCGCCCCCCGCAAGGAAGGCCCCTGCGGCCTAGGCGAGAACGCCAGCTCCTGGGGCGTGGGTTGGTCGGGCTCCTGCTACCAGGTGTGGCACAATGGCGAGAACGTAGACATTGACATGCCCCCGTGCAGTACGCTGGGCGTGTACGTGGACCAGCCGGCCGGCATCATCAAGTTCCTGCTGGTGGAGGGCGAGGGCAACAAGGAGGTGCGGCTGGTGCACAAGTTAAAGACCAGCGTGCAGGAGAAGCTCCTGCCCGCCATGTGGGTGGGCACAAACTCCTTCTGCCTCATTCGGAAAAAGGATCAGTGA
- the tbc1d17 gene encoding TBC1 domain family member 17 — protein MSDSTMEQNGDDYKLIFEKEGVYLHTNAKRSNQDTSIPGFIRIVERAGVPALEWSPLEDAGRSAPAVLYSKKDGEGGEEDTKFDPGYEPDWAVISTVKKDREHVPLRETGQWSFSLPLSELYSLRRARFSLGRNFLVLTSRGCHPLPPLHFHRGGSRELLRALSRYLVLDQSPVDGRLFLAYPQDPGALSQSFDKLHLFDDGGADLVSRFIHDPYATTFGGFSKVTNFFRDALRPPDSPLHSRDARNPSSAPQLDEEPGFELITCGVDLGPKPVVSRGSPLDEWEIFLDPEGRVKDPECVKELVFRGGIAPTLRKEVWKFLLGFYPWNSTQSQREEILRLKTDEYFRMKMQWKSVSEEQEMRNSLLRGYRSLIERDVNRTDRHNTFFSGNDNPGLALLHDVLMTYCMYNFDLGYVQGMSDLLSPLLFVTQNEVESFWCLTGFMEMVHHNFEESQEAMKQQLLQLSVLLKALDPELCDFLDSQDSGSLCFCFRWLLIWFKREFSFEDILILWEVMWTRLPCPNFHLLIACAILQSQRGELIGSDHDFNTILKHINELTMRLDLQSTLRGAEAIYLQLLQCKDLPLKVLEVLGAYAPSRSSSSDDDSPDLECGDTRPHPHQSQTGAASRDATP, from the exons ATGAGCGATTCAACAATGGAGCAAAACGGTGACGACTACAAG CTGATATTCGAGAAGGAGGGTGTGTACCTGCACACTAATGCCAAGAGGAGCAACCAGGACACCAGCATCCCAGGTTTCATACGCATTGTGGAGCGG GCTGGCGTGCCGGCTTTAGAGTGGAGTCCTCTGGAGGACGCGGGCCGCAGCGCTCCTGCTGTGCTTTACTCCAAAAAG GATGGCGAAGGAGGCGAGGAGGACACCAAGTTTGACCCCGGCTATGAGCCGGACTGGGCAGTCATCAGCACTGTGAAAAAAGATCGGGAGCATGTCCCCCTCCGAGAAACAG GTCAGTGGTCGTTCTCACTGCCTCTTTCGGAGCTTTACTCTTTGCGCAGGGCCCGTTTCTCCTTGGGCCGCAACTTCCTGGTATTGACCAGCAGGGGGTGCCACCCGCTGCCCCCCTTGCACTTCCACAGAGGAGGCAGCCGGGAGCTACTACGTGCCCTCAGCCGCTACCTTGTCCTGGACCA gtcACCGGTGGATGGGCGTCTCTTCCTGGCGTACCCCCAAGATCCTGGTGCACTTTCTCAGTCCTTTGACAAGCTACACCTCTTTGACGACGGAGGCGCTGATCTTGTGTCG AGATTCATCCACGATCCCTATGCCACGACCTTCGGCGGCTTCTCCAAGGTCACCAACTTCTTCAGAGATGCCCTGCGACCTCCCGACTCCCCGCTGCACTCGCGTGACGCCCGCAACCCAAGTTCAGCCCCGCAGTTGGATGAGGAGCCCGGCTTTGAGCTCATCACATGC GGTGTGGACCTCGGACCCAAGCCGGTCGTCAGCAGGGGGTCCCCTCTGGACGAGTGGGAAATCTTTCTGGACCCAGAGGGGCGCGTCAAGGATCCCGAGTGTGTCAAAGAACTGGTCTTCAGGGGG GGCATCGCACCAACGCTCAGGAAAGAAGTGTGGAAGTTCCTGTTGGGCTTTTACCCGTGGAACAGCACCCAAAGCCAACGAGAGGAGATCTTACGCCTCAAGAC ggaCGAGTACTTCAGGATGAAGATGCAATGGAAGTCGGTCAGCGAGGAGCAGGAGATGAGGAACTCGCTCCTCAGGGGATACCGCAGTCTGATTG AGCGTGACGTGAACAGGACAGACCGACACAACACGTTTTTCTCAGGCAACGACAACCCGGGCCTGGCGCTGCTGCACGACGTACTGATGACGTACTGCATGTACAACTTTGACCTTG GATACGTGCAGGGGATGAGCGACCTGCTGTCACCTTTGCTGTTTGTCACGCAGAACGAAGTGGAATCCTTCTGGTGCCTCACTGGATTCATGGAGATGGTG CACCACAACTTTGAGGAGTCCCAGGAGGCCATGAAGCAGCAGCTCCTTCAGCTCAGCGTCCTGCTGAAAGCTCTGGACCCGGAGCTGTGCGACTTCCTTG ACTCGCAGGACAGCGGCTCACTTTGCTTCTGTTTCCGCTGGCTGCTCATCTGGTTCAAGAGGGAGTTCTCTTTTGAAGATATTCTCATATTATGGGAG GTTATGTGGACTCGTCTTCCCTGCCCCAACTTCCACCTTCTGATCGCTTGCGCCATCCTGCAGTCGCAGAGAGGAGAGTTGATTGGCTCAGACCATGACTTCAACACTATTCTCAAG CACATTAATGAGCTGACCATGAGGTTGGACCTACAGAGCACTCTGCGAGGAGCAGAGGCCATCTACCTACAGCTGCTCCAGTGCAAG GATTTGCCCCTAAAGGTCCTGGAGGTTTTGGGTGCGTATGCACCATCCAGATCCTCCTCCTCCGATGACGACAGCCCCGACTTGGAGTGTGGCGACACACGGCCTCACCCTCACCAATCACAAACCGGCGCTGCGTCACGTGACGCCACCCCCTAA
- the akt1s1 gene encoding uncharacterized protein akt1s1: MASITKSSEPEIADNHRDSWVALLAAADAYCQKSGCELAILTACKKFRSSGTEMDATSKKKWESGGGGFHRDCEFSYTVWGQGFLAESARRYVDDIGVLHSTTLLTTQRHTRHAAPEVTSEAGHRVMSQNVTGDGVLGSISPNTRLYSQNYPSIYSSGGVPGQDNNAERERDKSALEATRQVRQRSGIVDLEEECEDDEEDEDEEEEDMDEKRPFGNESAGVFSMDEDSLSRDCEPFFESDGEEESTDGSLSEEAPPPPRGMAVGHHGVHASRHAHPMALARSLPVSVPVWGCKGGRAAPGEGNSGERVGCADLEHIAASMKALLAPGATDGTEMFGALPRPRVNTGDFSLKH; the protein is encoded by the exons ATGGCCTCCATCACCAAGTCGTCTGAGCCGGAGATCGCAGACAACCACAGGGACAGCTGGGTGGCGCTCCTGGCCGCCGCCGACGCGTACTGCCAAAAATCGGGCTGCGAGCTGGCCATCCTCACGGCGTGCAAGAAGTTCCGCTCCTCAGGGACGGAAATGGATGCCACGAGTAAGAAGAAGTGggagagcggcggcggcggctttcACAGGGATTGCGAGTTCTCGTACACTGTTTGGGGTCAGGGCTTCCTGGCTGAGTCGGCACGGCGCTACGTGGATGACATTGGCGTGCTGCACTCGACCACCTTATTGACGACACAAAGGCACACGCGCCACGCAGCTCCAGAAGTCACGTCAGAGGCAGGGCACAGGGTGATGAGTCAG AACGTGACGGGTGACGGCGTGCTGGGCAGCATCAGCCCCAACACCAGATTGTACTCGCAGAACTACCCGTCCATCTACAGCTCAGGAGGCGTCCCGGGTCAGGACAACAATGCCGAGCGCGAGCGGGACAAAAGCGCTCTGGAGGCCACACGACAGGTCAGGCAGCGCTCGGGCATCGTCGACCTGGAAGAAGAGTGCGAGGACGATGAAGAAGacgaggatgaggaagaggaagacatGGATGAGAAGAGACCTTTTGGGAATGAGAGCGCAG GCGTGTTTTCCATGGACGAAGACTCGCTGTCTCGCGACTGTGAGCCCTTCTTCGAGTCTGACGGCGAGGAGGAGAGCACTGACG GCTCGTTGAGCGAGgaggcgccgccgccgccgcgcggTATGGCCGTGGGCCACCATGGCGTGCATGCGTCACGGCATGCCCACCCCATGGCGCTGGCACGCTCGCTGCCCGTCTCCGTGCCCGTGTGGGGGTGCAAGGGGGGGCGGGCAGCCCCGGGGGAAGGCAACAGTGGAGAAAGG GTGGGCTGCGCTGATCTGGAGCACATCGCCGCCAGCATGAAGGCCCTTCTGGCCCCCGGGGCCACTGACGGGACAGAAATGTTCGGGGCCCTGCCAAGACCCCGGGTCAACACAGGCGACTTCTCGCTCAAGCACTGA
- the LOC144044501 gene encoding tripartite motif-containing protein 16 isoform X2: protein MPLSLDDKTAQKLLWISENGAKVARTSEAVCPYPNRPERYEHSPQVLCKEGLLGSRGYWEVDYDGWVVIGAVAVSAPRKEGPCGLGENASSWGVGWSGSCYQVWHNGENVDIDMPPCSTLGVYVDQPAGIIKFLLVEGEGNKEVRLVHKLKTSVQEKLLPAMWVGTNSFCLIRKKDQ, encoded by the exons ATGCCACTATCTTTGGATGACAAAACCGCACAGAAGCTGCTGTGGATCTCAGAAAACGGAGCCAAGGTGGCGCGCACATCTGAAGCCGTCTGTCCATATCCCAACAGACCGGAGCGATACGAACACTCGCCACAG GTGTTGTGCAAGGAGGGTCTCCTGGGCTCCCGTGGCTACTGGGAGGTGGACTACGACGGCTGGGTGGTGATTGGCGCAGTGGCGGTGAGCGCCCCCCGCAAGGAAGGCCCCTGCGGCCTAGGCGAGAACGCCAGCTCCTGGGGCGTGGGTTGGTCGGGCTCCTGCTACCAGGTGTGGCACAATGGCGAGAACGTAGACATTGACATGCCCCCGTGCAGTACGCTGGGCGTGTACGTGGACCAGCCGGCCGGCATCATCAAGTTCCTGCTGGTGGAGGGCGAGGGCAACAAGGAGGTGCGGCTGGTGCACAAGTTAAAGACCAGCGTGCAGGAGAAGCTCCTGCCCGCCATGTGGGTGGGCACAAACTCCTTCTGCCTCATTCGGAAAAAGGATCAGTGA